From the Sphingobacteruim zhuxiongii genome, the window AGTTTTTTTGGTAAAAAAAAATGGTCATATTCGTAGTAGATAAAAGTTATGAACAGAATTTTTGTCAATTATTGGTTATCAAGTTATTAACAAATATAGAATGGAAAAAACGTGTACAAGTGTTTGGGAAAGTTGTCTTGCGGTCATAAAAGATAACATACCGACACAAAGTTTTAAAACATGGTTCGAACCCGTTAAAGCTGTACGTCTTGAAGGAAACGTTTTAACTATTCAAGTACCTAGTTTGTTTTTCTACGAGTGGTTAGAAGAACATTACGTAGGTATCCTAAGAAAAACGGTTAAAAAGTTTTTAGGAGAGCAAGGTCGCTTAGAGTACAATATCGTAGTAGAGAAGTCCTCGGCAAACACTCCCTATACAACGAACATTCCTTCAAATGGAAATGGTGCAGAAGGCAAGAGACAATCTATTCCTGTTCCTGTAGCGCTTAATAAAAACATCAAGAATCCATTCGTGATTCCTGGCTTAAAGAAATTGCAAGTTGATCCGCAATTGAACCAAAACTATACATTCGACAATTTTATTGAAGGGGAGTGTAATCGTTTGGCTAGATCAGCAGGATATGCAGTAGCGAATAAACCGGGAGGTACATCATTTAATCCCTTGATGATTTATGGCGATGTAGGTTTGGGTAAGACACACCTTGCACAAGCAATCGGAAATGAAATCAAGCGTAATCTTCCAGACAAGCTCGTAATTTACGTGTCATGTGAGAAGTTCTGTCAACAGTTTGTTGACTCATTAAAGAACAACACGATCAATGACTTTGTAAATTTCTATCAAGCAATGGATGTCATCATTATGGATGATGTTCATAATTTTGCTGGTAAAGAGAAAACGCAGGATATCTTCTTCCATATCTTTAATCATTTGCATCAGACGGGCAAGCAGATTATCTTAACATCGGACAAGGCGCCAAAGGATCTGTCGGGATTAGAAGAACGCTTATTAAGCCGTTTTAAATGGGGCTTATCAGCGGATATTCAGGTTCCTGATCTAGAGACTCGTATGGCGATCTTAAAGAAAAAGATGTACTCGGACGGGATTGAGTTGCCAGAAAATGTGGTAGAGTATGTGGCAAATCAAATTGATAATTCGGTTCGTGAATTAGAGGGCGCTATGGTTTCTTTATTAGCACAATCTACATTGAACAAGCGAGAGATTGATTTGAACCTTGCAAAATCTATGTTGAAGAACTTTGTGAAGAATACCCACAAAGAGATTTCAATGGAATACATTCAAAAATTAGTTTGCGAATATTTCGAAGTACCAGTAGAAATGGTGAAGTCGAAAGTTCGGAAACGCGAAATTGTACAGGCGAGACAGATTTCTATGTATTTAGCTAAGAATCATACAAAATCATCGCTTAAATCGATAGGTAGTTTCTTTGGAGGACGTGATCACTCTACTGTAATCTATGCGTGTCAAACAGTTGAAGACTTAATCGAAACAGATAAGAAATTCAAGACTTACGTGCAAGATATTCAAAAGAAGTTAAAAGCTTCTTAAACATATAGTAAAGCAAAAGATTTTTAAAGGGTATCCATATAGGTACCCTTTTTTGTTATTGATCCAGTAGATCCTGGAAGTATTCTAAAAGTTGTGAGACATGGAAAGCATCCATTAAACCATGGTGTGCATGTATTGATATGGGCATCATCATTTTCCCGTCTGCCCCTCTCGCTAGTTTTCCGAAGGATATCTTCGGACAGGAGTCCTTTTTCGAGAAAGCGCGAGCATGCGATAACCCAGTGAAATTAAACCAAGGTAGTGCAGAAAAATGAATTTCATTTTCTCCCCAGGGTGTTGACAACAGTGTGTTGCTAGCTCTAACGGTCTTTATTTCTTGTAGTGCTTTTTCAATGAATATGGCTTCATCTTCATTGTATTTGAAATAACCGAATCCGAAGCTATTATCAGGCCTATTAACCGTGGAGGCAGCATAAACGCTATCAAAGAGGTACACCTCGCCATCTATAATTCTATACTTGAAGTTTTCTACGGCATTGCAGGCCATCAATGTACGATATAGATAGTATAGGAAGAATGATTTGTTCTGTGATTTGGCATTCGAATAAGCCAAGCTACAGTCTACTTGCACATTGATTCCAAAGAATGGTTCTTCAAAACTTGAAAAAAATTGAAAGTGATTTTTCCGGGGCCAGTTATTGATGTCAATTCTGGTTTTCATGTCTTCTTATGTGATGAATAATCTTATTTACAAAATTCAATATAAGACTAATAGTTGATTTGTAATAGACGTTTTATGTTGGCTAATAGGATCTATTTGTCCATTAGCATAAGAAAAGAGGGGTTTGACAATTGTCAAACCCCTCTTTTATATGAAACATGAATAATTCTAGATTATTGTTGTTGAGGTTGTGCCTCAGGTGCTTGTTGTTTCGTAGCACGCGCTTCAACGATTTTAGCATATAATGGTTTTTGCTCTTCTGTCAATAAACCAACTACTTTGCTATCTAAGTCTGCGGTAATAGCCGCAATTTGTTCTGCTTTCTTTGCTTCATCTGTTTGTGCAGTATCAGCTTTAATAGCCAATTTTGCTTTCTTTGCTTCTAACACAACATCATAGATTTGTGTTTGCTGCTCTTGAGTTAAATTCAATTGTGAAGTCCACTCGGTTACTGTTTGTTTCGCTTTTTCCTCTGGATTCACTTCTTGTGCAAATGTTAGAGTTAATGAAAATAATACTGCGGATACTGCTAAAAATAACTTTTTCATGATCTGTCTTTTTTCGTTAAACATTTATTATTTACTCCGTTTCTGTACAATAATAACAGGGCTTTGCATCTATTTATTGTTCAATTGTATCACGTTTGTTACTTTTTAACATATCTTAACAGGAAGGACATTAGATGAAAAGGGTATAAATAGGGATAAAAATAGCAGTAGAAACCCTTTAAATGGCTATTTTGAAATCTTATACCAGAAATACAATAAATGGAACCAATTAACAATTGGAAGTCGAACCAATCTAACTGTTATGATTAAGCAGCGTGTCTAATTTGGAAAGAAAGCGTGTCTCCTGATCAATTCTGGTTTCAATCGGGATGTAATAGAGCGGGATATTAGAAAACTTGGCTAAATCTAAACGTTGAGCGTCTTTCTCTGTTGTGAGGATAATCTTTCGATTTGAATCTACGCTTTTAAATGCATCCAATACCTTATTGTAGTCCGAATTGCTATAATTATGATGATCAGGAAATGCTATATGTATAAAAGGAATCCCCTGTTTTGATAGATAGCCCTCTAAAGGCTTAGGATTGGCTATTCCGGTAAACAGGATAACTGTGTGGTCTGTGAGATCTTCGATCGCTGGAGCCACTGTAAGTGGCCGAAGAGGCTTATATACTATATAAGAGTAGAAAATCTCTGCTGTCTTGTTCTGTTTTCGAATCTTACGCTCGATTTTATCTTTATTTTCCTTACTGATATTCTCGGGACACTTTGTAATCAAGATGATATCAGCACGTTTAGTCTGATTGAAGCCATCACGAAAATTTCCAGTTGGTAAAAGAAGTATTGGTTTTAGTAGGGAATAATATTCAAAAAGGAGTATAGAACATGTGGGCTTAACTTTCCGATGTTGAAAGGCATCATCTAACAGGATTAGGTTATGCTCTTTTTGAAGAATCTCAATACCTTCTGCCCTATTCTCATCAACCGCTACGGTAATATTCGGATGTTTTTTTTTTAATTGCAAAGGCTCATCTCCAACATGCTCAACGCTGTCCGAAACCTGAACTAACCGAAAACCCTTTGTTTTTCGACCATAACCTCTGCTAAGGGTTGCAAGGCGATAATCTGCTTGCAATTTGTCAACAAGTAATTGAACCAAGGGAGATTTACCTGCGCCTCCGACAGCCAAATTACCAATAACGACAGTGTTTACAGGAAAGGTTTTTGAAGTCAATATGCCGAGATCATAACATTGATTTCTAACCCAAATAATTAGGGTATAGAGGATGGTAAACGGGAGTAATAACCATCGTAAGATTAGCATAACTTACTTTTTGATAAGCTTAAGACCCACATCATTAACACCATGAAGTGGGTTCTCACGCATATTTTGTTCAATAGAAAACTTATATTTTCCGGTATCCGGAAAGCTGTAGCTTTCTTTAATTAAAACCGATTGCTCGTATAGATTGCCAGCAGATCGTCCGGTCCAACGTCCATCTAATTCCGCAAGCTTTATTTCATGTCTATAAGCGGTATCTTTTAATCCTTTCCCTTTCTCGTGCAATAGCAAATAGATATTCGAGAAGGGGTAGTAAGCATTATGACGAAGATTGACATAAACATCAAATTTGACGTTTTTATCGGTTATCTGAACTTCAAAAGCAGGCTTGTTCTTGTATTCCCAACTTTGATTGGGAATATCGATATTTTTCTCAAAGAAATATCCATCCTGGCAAGAACTAACCAATAAGGTCAGAATAAAAAACAAACCAATACATGTCTTCATTCGTACGATATACTTAGTTTTCTGGTTTTGGACCTCCATCCTGAGGTTTATTATTTCTTCTATTTCTATTGTTGTTTGGACGTTTTTTAGGCCGAGGAGCTTGATTTACATCTTTAGCTTCTCCGTCTTGTGCCTTGACAGGCTGTCCATCGTTGTTTGCACTATTTGCAGACTTTTGTTGAGGACGTCGATTCTCCGGCTTCGCTGTAGAATTTGTTTCTTGCTTCGGCTTCGGCGTTCCTTCTTGTTTATCGGCCGCAGCATTTGGGCTCTTTTTCTTCTTCTTCCTCTTTTTCTTATTACGATCGTCTAAGCGGGTCAAACTATCTTGACCTACAACATTTTCGTAATCTGGAGCAACTTCTTTTTCGTCTTCATCGTCCGGAACGATACCCAATTCGGCAGGTTTCTTACCCTCAGCATTCATCGCAGCGAATTCTTTGACCTTCTCAGCAGATAATGGAATCCAGTTCTCTGCTCTCGGGTATGAGAACCACATCGTCTTTTTAAAGATGTCGATCTTTTGTAAGTACGCGACGCCTATTTCCGTTTCAATACGCTCGATATTCGAAGGAATATCTTTTAACGCATCCATATAACTATCGAGCTCAAAGTTTAAGCAACATTTAAGTTTACCACATTGCCCAGCTAATTTAAGTGTATTGAGGGATAGATTTTGATAGCGCGCAGCTGACGTTGAAACAGTTTTAAAGTCCGTTAACCAAGTTGAACAGCATAATTCACGACCACAGCTACCAATACCACCTAAACGGCTAGCCTCTTGACGCATCCCGATCTGTCTCATTTCGATACGGATTCGGAAGGCCTCAGCCATACGCTTAATCAATTCACGAAAATCGACACGACCTTCTGCTGTATAATAAAACGTAGCTTTGGTTTTGTCTCCCTGATAGTCGACGTCGGAGATCTTCATAGAAAGACCCAGCTCTAAGGCTAAGTTACGTGCTCGGTGCATCGTTTCCCATTCCAAATCTTTAGCCATTTCATATTTGGCTACGTCATTTTCATTCGCTTTCCGATAGATTTTCTTAACAACGTCTTCCGCTTTTGTATTATTTTTCTTGAGTTGTAGGCGAACCAATTCGCCTGTTAATGATACGTGACCTATATCGTAACCACCTGTATTAGGTTCTACAGCCACCATCTCCCCCATCTCTAAATAAATATTGTCCGTATTGACAAAAAACTCTTTTCGAGAACCTTTAAATCTAACTTCTACAATATCAAACGGTTTATAATTTGATGGCAAGTCCATATCAACTAGCCAATCGTATATATCTAATTTATTACATCCGCTGGTCATGCACGTCCCGTTGTTGTTACAACCGGCCGGAACAGTACCTAGTGTCTTGCTTCCGCAACCACCCCCGGATGAGCAACTGCCACATCCCATATTTTCCTTTTTATATATATTGAGTCTCCTTAAGAGACGACTTGTATTTAAACAATAAAACTAACTGCAAAGATAAATCTAAAAATAATATTTTAGGATTTGCATTTCTTTCGACAGAATAATGCGTTTTTTCCAAGAGGTCGATCGCTTCCGTCAATTGCTCTAAGCTAGTTATTTCACTAAACTTTTGAACAAATTCAAGCTCCTGGCCCTTTAAAAACAACATGTTGGATGCGCCATTCTGTACTAAAACTATTTGACGAAGAACATTTATACAGTAGATTATGAAAATTTTCTGATTTTCTCTACCGAGTTTACTCAGCTCTTCTTCACATAACTGAATAATATTAAGACCAGAATCCGTTACTATAAACCGAAACCAACGAATGAGTAGATCGAAATGTGTATTCGATTCTTCCGCTAATTGATCGATCGCTTCCTGAATATTCCCATCAGCAATAAAAGCGATTTCGTTAGCGCGATCTGACGATAAGTGTTTTTCCTGAACTAAGTAAGTTGCTAGTTCCTCATGACTCAGCTTGTTGACCTTCACTAGTTGTGTTCTAGAAATAATTGTATTCAAGATTTTATCTTGATTTTCAGCAACGAGTAGAAATAAGGTCTTTGCAGGAGGTTCTTCAATTAATTTCAGAAGCGCATTCCCCTGCGTATCTAAGTATTCGGGCAACCACATGATAAGCACCTTATATTCGGCTTCAAATGCCTTCAGGCTAAGTTTTTTGATGATGTCGTGCGCCTCAGCGATATTGATGTTGGCTTGTTTGTTATCCGCTTCAAGTTGTCCACGCCAATGATTTAAACTTAGATAAGGATTATCTAGAAAAGCTTTACGCCACTCCTCCATGTAGGTAGTAGCTGTTTCATCAGCTTTCTTCGCAAAAAAGGGATAGGAAAAATGTAAATCTGGATGGATTAATTTCTCATATTTGATACAAGAGGAACATTTGCCGCAACTATCCGTTGCTTGTTTATCTTCGCAGTTGATAAATTGAGCATAGGCAAGCGCAAGTGCAAGACTTCCTGAACCCTCGGGACCGAGAAAGAGCTGCGCATGGCTGACCCGATTTTCTTTTACTGTAGAAACAAGCTGTTCTTTTAATGCTTGATGCCCTATTATCCTATTAAACTGCATACTTTATAGACAAAGTTACAAAAATATAGATACCTCATTGATTTTATTACCGAGTAACTCGTATTTGCATTTCAGATATTTAGATTCTTTTCTGTATTATTGCATATAAAAACTATTTTCCCAGGAAATGAGATTCATTGTATCCACCTCTATTTTATTAAAACAATTACAATCTATCAGCGGCGCTTCAAGCTCTAGCACGGTGCTCCCTATTTTAGAAAACTTTTTGTTTGAAATCAAAGACAACTTATTGACAATTTCAGCTACGGATTTACAAACCAGTATGGTTACGAGTTTGCAGATTGAAGCGAAAGAAGAAGGTCGTGTGGCAATGCCATCGAAAATCTTGATTGAAACGTTGAAAACGTTGCCAGATCAACCTGTTGCTTTTTCTGTAGACATGAGTACACTGGCGATTGAGATCAGTGCAGGCGATGGTAAGTATAAATTAAGCGGAGAAAATGCCGATGATTTCCCGAAAATCCCTGTTGTAGACAATATCTCAACGGTAAACCTTGCTGCACCAGTATTGTTAGAAGCAATTAACAAAACGATTTTTGCGGTAAGTAACGATGAACTTCGCCCGGCAATGTCTGGTGTATTAGTACAATTAGCGGAGCAGACCATAACTTTTGTAGCGACTGACGCTCATAAATTAGTTCGTTACCGTCGTACAGATATCGGTGCTGAAAAACCAACGTCATTAATCTTACCGAAGAAAGCGCTTACTTTATTGAAGTCATCTTTACCATCTGATGATGTGAATGTTTCAATTGAGTATAATAATACAAACGCATTCTTCCAATTCGGAAATATTAGCTTAATCTGTCGTTTAATCGATGAGCGTTACCCTGATTATGAAGCTGTAATACCTCGTTTAAATCCAAATAAGCTAACGGTAGATCGTTCACTGTTCTTAAATACATTACGTCGTGTTGTTATTTTCGCTAACAAAACAACACATCAAGTACGTTTAAAGATTTCTGGATCAGAGTTACACATTTCAGCAGAGGATCTAGACTTTTCTAATGAAGCACACGAGCGTCTAAGTTGTCAATTCGAAGGAGAAGACATGGAAATTGGTTTCAATGCGAAATTCTTAGTAGAGATGCTTAATAACTTAAACTGTGAGGAAGTTGTATTAGAGATGAGTACTCCTAATCGTGCAGGCCTATTGTTACCAGCGATTAAAGAAGATGGTGTTGACGTCTTGATGTTAGTGATGCCAGTGATGTTAAACAATATTTAATAGCAAAGCAATTGGAATTTATTTATACTATTATTGACTTTATTCTGCATATCGATGACCATCTGGTGGAAATCGTCAATAATTATCAAACTTGGACTTACTTAATCCTCTTCCTGATTATTTTTGCAGAAACAGGATTTGTTGTTACCCCATTTCTTCCTGGAGATTCCTTATTATTTGCAACAGGAGCGATTATCGCAAAACCAGAAACTGATCTAAACGTCTTTGTGATGTGGGGACTGTTAATGGTGGCAGGTATTTTAGGTGATATGGTGAATTACCATATCGGAAAATATTTTGGTCCGAAGGCCTTCAGTGGAAAATATAAATTCTTGAAAAAAGAATATCTAGAGAAAACAGAGAAATTCTACGAGAAATATGGTGGTAAAACGATCATTTATGCGCGTTTTGTTCCGATTATAAGAACCTTTGCTCCTTTCGTAGCAGGCGTTGGATCCATGTCATATGCAAAATTTGCTTCTTATAATGTTATTGGAGCTGTTGTATGGGTTACTTCATTCTTATTTATTGGATACTTCTTTGGAGGTTTACCTATTATCAAGGATAACTTTACTATCGTGATATTCGCTATTATCATCCTATCGATGGTACCGCCAATAATCGAAGTAATAAAAGAAAAATACGGAAAAAAGAAGGAAGCCAATTAGGCTTCCTTCTTTTTTTATACTTAAAGCACTCCCTCCTGACTGAAAGTAAAAGCGATAAACGTGTTTATTATTTTAATTGATAATCCAATCAAACTTTCGGAGTTTTGTACGGTATTTAAGATAGATGGAACTGATCACAACATTAATCGATTTTATCCTGCATATTGATAAGCATTTAGTCAATATTACGCAGGAATATCAAGCTTGGACCTACTTAATCCTTTTCCTGATTATTTTCGCTGAAACAGGTCTTGTCGTTACCCCTTTTCTTCCTGGCGATTCTGTTTTATTTGCTGCAGGGGCACTGATTGCTAAACCCGAAACCAATCTGAATATATTTGTGATGATGGGACTGTTGATTGCAGCTGCCATTATTGGAGATTTTGTGAACTATGAGATTGGGAAGCACTTTGGAGCAAGAGTTTTTAAGCCTGGATCCAAGATTTTTAAATCCGCTTATCTTGAAAAAACGCAAGGCTTCTATCAGAAATACGGACTAAAGACCATAATTTATGCTCGTTTTGTGCCAATCGTGCGCACTTTTGCCCCATTTGTAGCAGGTATTGTTAAAATGCCTTATCGACAATTTGGTGCTTATAATATAATTGGAGGAGTTTTGTGGGTCGCCCTGTTCTTATCGGTGGGCTATTTTTTCGGACAGATTCCCTTTGTAAAAAATAATTTTTCGCTTGTGGTACTGGCAATTATCTGCATATCACTGCTTCCTCCAATAATAGAAGTACTAAAGGGGCGTTTCTCAAAGAGACAGAAATTACAATAGCTGTTTAAACGCTTTTTGTAATTGCTAGTCTGTTTAAAGAAAAGCTATGCGTTATTTATTACTTGCTATAATCCTTTGGGCTAATCCCCTATTTGCACAGAAAAACATCAAGATCGACCGCTCCGAGGCTAAACAAGCCTATGAGTACCTCAATAAAATTCGGACTAATCCAGAGAAATATCGGCGTTCTTTGCAAATTTCAAATATTAATAAAGTTACACGGACGAAATTAAGCTGGAACAACAAACTGGCCAAGGCGGCGGAGTATAGGGCTTATGATATGGCTAATCGAAATTACTTTGACCACACTAATCCAGAGGGCATTGGCCCGAATTTCTATATCCAAGAAGCAGGATATGACTTAAATAAAGACTGGTTGAAGCGAAAATCAAATAATAATTTTGAATCTATTGCAGCGAATCATGAAAGTGGAAATGACGCCATCGATGCGTTTATAATAGGGCATGGCTCTCCCGGAAAAATGCATAGAAAGCACCTTTTAGGGATGGATCAATGGAATGGTTCTCTTCAAGATGTAGGCATAGGCTTTGCCCGTGTTCCACGTGGTTCAACCTATAAAACCTATATCTGCGTGATTATTGCTAAGCATGATTGGTAATTAGCCTATTTCTTTTCTTGAAGTTTTATACCTTTGCATATGATAAAATCGATGACAGGATACGGTATTGGTTCTGCTGATAATGGAACCGTTAAATATACTGTAGAAATCAAATCTTTAAATTCCAAGTTCTTAGAACTTAATCTTCGTCTACCCAAAGCCGTTTCTGACAAGGAACTTTTCCTTCGTGGGGAATGTAGTAAGCTGATCGAGCGCGGTAAAGTGAATATCAATATTTCTACAGAATATGTTGATCAGACAGCTAAAGGAGCATCGATTAATGCAGAATTGTTGAAGTCCTACTATTCAACATTGCAAGCGATAGCAAATCAATTGGGGGATACTAAAGCAAACATCTTCGAGCAGGCACTAAATATGCCAGAAGTAATTAGCCACGATGACGAAGTGGATGAAGAAGAAGGTAATGTGCTTACTTCGGCTTTTTATGCCGCTGTGGAGAAATTCAACACCTTTAGAAAAGATGAAGGCAATGTGTTAAAGCAAGATTTGCAACATCGCGTCGAATTGATATTATCGCATTTAACAGAAGTAGAAGCTGTTGAAGGTAGCCGAATCCCATTGATACGTGAACGTATTAATCAGTATATGGAGGAAGCTGTAGGAAAAGAAAATGTTGATATGAATCGTTTCGAACAAGAGCTCGTCTTTTATATTGAGAAATTGGATATCACGGAAGAAAAAGTTCGTTTACGCAGTCACTGTAATTATTTTATCAAAGCATTAAACGGTGCAGATTCCAATGGAAAGAAATTGGGCTTTATTTCTCAGGAGATGGGAAGAGAGATCAATACCTTGGGTTCTAAAGCAAATAATGCTCAGATCCAACAGATTGTGGTAAAAATGAAAGATGAATTAGAAAAAGTAAAAGAGCAATTGCTTAACGTACTATAGCATGAACGGTAAATTATTAATATTCTCTGCTCCCTCAGGTGCAGGAAAAACAACCATAGTTAAACGATTATTAGAAAAGCATAGTGATAAAATAGCTTTTTCCATTTCTGCTAGTACACGTGAAGCGCGCGGAACGGAGAAGGATGGAATTGATTATTATTTTATCTCCAAAGAGGACTTTCTTCATAAAGTAGCAAAACAAGAGTTTATTGAATTCGAAGAAGTTTATAGTGGCACTTTTTACGGAACGTTGCGATCAGAAGTAGAGCGCATCTGGAGTGAAGGGAAACACGTAATCTTTGATATTGATGTTGTTGGTGGGCTGCGTTTAAAATCAAAATTCCCGGATCAAGCGTTAGCGATTTTTGTGAACCCTCCATCTTTAGAAGTGCTAAAGGAAAGACTTACTGGTCGAGGAACCGATTCACCAGAAAAATTAAAGGAGCGTTTCGCTAAAGCGGAACACGAGCTTAGTTTTGCAAGCAAGTTTGATGTCGTGCTTCAAAACAATGATCTAGATACTGCCTGTGCGGAAGCCGAGAAACTAGTTTTAGATTTTATAAACGCTTAAATGAGTATTTCAAAGGTAGGTTTGTTCTTTGGTTCTTTTAATCCAGTGCATATTGGACACTTGATTATCGCGAACTATATGGCAAATTATACCCATTTAGATGAGGTTTGGTTTGTGGTATCCCCACAAAACCCATTTAAAGAAAAGAAGAGTTTGGGCAATATGTATGATCGTTTAGAGATGGTTAATCTAGCCATTGAAGATACCGAGAAGTTGAAAG encodes:
- the gmk gene encoding guanylate kinase translates to MNGKLLIFSAPSGAGKTTIVKRLLEKHSDKIAFSISASTREARGTEKDGIDYYFISKEDFLHKVAKQEFIEFEEVYSGTFYGTLRSEVERIWSEGKHVIFDIDVVGGLRLKSKFPDQALAIFVNPPSLEVLKERLTGRGTDSPEKLKERFAKAEHELSFASKFDVVLQNNDLDTACAEAEKLVLDFINA